In Nilaparvata lugens isolate BPH chromosome 5, ASM1435652v1, whole genome shotgun sequence, the following proteins share a genomic window:
- the LOC111045282 gene encoding uncharacterized protein LOC111045282 isoform X2: MSATTVLCSDGETLDESFTPLSEMTYNPFSDYMLTLGIYYEASILHELPQKALKSQLISDLFPVNVLKTDKYFNWEFTVVVGVETGIAGHLNKFPSHRPLFEHAVGLWRQQNRNAILGVEQVANSKTGTADPTTECVYSVAKQVLEATLAERNVKLDEDEVQKLITVINQKFSLEYLYTVLPVYKRMLFAKMASYFESGQLDDLFANLQDDDY, from the coding sequence ATGAGCGCTACCACGGTTTTATGCTCAGATGGTGAGACTCTAGACGAAAGCTTCACGCCACTTTCTGAAATGACCTACAATCCGTTCTCAGATTACATGTTAACACTAGGGATTTATTATGAAGCCTCCATTCTTCATGAATTGCCGCAAAAGGCTCTGAAAAGTCAACTGATCAGTGACTTGTTCCCTGTTAATGTGTTAAAAACTGACAAATATTTCAACTGGGAGTTCACAGTAGTGGTTGGAGTCGAAACAGGCATTGCTGGCCACCTAAATAAGTTTCCCAGCCACAGGCCGCTATTCGAACATGCTGTGGGGTTATGGCGGCAGCAGAACCGAAATGCTATTCTCGGTGTTGAACAGGTTGCAAATTCAAAGACGGGTACCGCAGATCCGACAACAGAATGTGTTTATTCTGTTGCAAAACAAGTGCTTGAGGCCACTTTGGCAGAAAGAAACGTGAAATTGGACGAGGATGAGGTTCAAAAACTCATCACGGTCATAAATCAGAAATTCAGCTTGGAGTATTTGTACACGGTGCTCCCAGTTTACAAGAGAATGCTGTTTGCAAAGATGGCCAGCTATTTCGAGAGTGGTCAATTGGACGACTTATTTGCCAATTTGCAAGATGATGATTATTAG
- the LOC111045282 gene encoding uncharacterized protein LOC111045282 isoform X1: MLNTFGCFSWKSCVFLTGFITMSLMSATTVLCSDGETLDESFTPLSEMTYNPFSDYMLTLGIYYEASILHELPQKALKSQLISDLFPVNVLKTDKYFNWEFTVVVGVETGIAGHLNKFPSHRPLFEHAVGLWRQQNRNAILGVEQVANSKTGTADPTTECVYSVAKQVLEATLAERNVKLDEDEVQKLITVINQKFSLEYLYTVLPVYKRMLFAKMASYFESGQLDDLFANLQDDDY, encoded by the exons ATGCTGAATACTTTTGGATGTTTTTCGTGGAAATCATGCGTTTTCTTGACTGGCTTCATCACCATGTCACTA ATGAGCGCTACCACGGTTTTATGCTCAGATGGTGAGACTCTAGACGAAAGCTTCACGCCACTTTCTGAAATGACCTACAATCCGTTCTCAGATTACATGTTAACACTAGGGATTTATTATGAAGCCTCCATTCTTCATGAATTGCCGCAAAAGGCTCTGAAAAGTCAACTGATCAGTGACTTGTTCCCTGTTAATGTGTTAAAAACTGACAAATATTTCAACTGGGAGTTCACAGTAGTGGTTGGAGTCGAAACAGGCATTGCTGGCCACCTAAATAAGTTTCCCAGCCACAGGCCGCTATTCGAACATGCTGTGGGGTTATGGCGGCAGCAGAACCGAAATGCTATTCTCGGTGTTGAACAGGTTGCAAATTCAAAGACGGGTACCGCAGATCCGACAACAGAATGTGTTTATTCTGTTGCAAAACAAGTGCTTGAGGCCACTTTGGCAGAAAGAAACGTGAAATTGGACGAGGATGAGGTTCAAAAACTCATCACGGTCATAAATCAGAAATTCAGCTTGGAGTATTTGTACACGGTGCTCCCAGTTTACAAGAGAATGCTGTTTGCAAAGATGGCCAGCTATTTCGAGAGTGGTCAATTGGACGACTTATTTGCCAATTTGCAAGATGATGATTATTAG